GACGAGGCGCGTGGCCCGGCGCGTCTCGCGGCGCAGCGTGGCGTGCAGGCGCTCACGCACGGCCGGATCGTCGCCAGCGCGCTCCAGCACCTCCAGACTGCCGGTGATGGCGGCCAGGGGCGTGCGCAGCTCGTGGCTGGCGTCAGCCGCGAAGGCGCGCGTGCGGGCCTCCTCTGTTCGCAGGCGGGCAATGGTGTCTTCCAGGCGTGAGAGCAGGCGGTTGAGGCTCTCGGCCAGTGAGCGCACCTCGTCGGGCGGGGCGGGCAGGGGCAGGCGGGCGCTCGGGTCGGCCGGGCCGCTGGCCGGGTGGAGTTCCTCGGCGCGGCGGGCCATGCTGCCCAGGGGGCGCAGGCCCAGGCGCAGCAGCGACCATGCGGCGGTGGCGGCCAGGGTGACGGTCACCGCCGCGACCCCCGCGAAGAGCAGGGCGGTGCGGCGCGTCAGGGCGTCCACCTCGTCGTGCGGCACGTTCAGCGTGAGCACCGTGCCGCCGGGCGTGGCGAGCAGGCGCAGGTCACCCTGGGCGGCCTGTCCGTCCTGCCGGGCGCGGGCCAGGATCGCCGTGTTCACGCTGGCGGGTAAGAGGGCGGTGGGTGCGGAGTCCGTGCGGTACGCGCGGCCGTCCGGTGTGACCAGCGCCCCGCTGGTTCGCAGGCCCAGCGCCTCCTGTGACAGGCGGCTGTACCACACGCCCAGCCGGGCGTCCTGGCCGTCCACGCCGCTGCCCGCGAGGCTCACGCCGGACAGCGATCGCGTGACCGCGCGCTGCGCCTGCGCCCACGCCGAGGCGCGCACGCCCAGCGTGACGGCCGTGCCCGCCAGGGCGAAGGCCACGAGCAGCACGCCGGTCAGCAGCGTCAGCAGCCGGACGCGCAGGGTCATGCCGGCTGGCCGGGCCACGACCGTGGGTCGCCGGTGCGCGGGAGGATCGCCGGCGTCCGCGTGGATCATGCGGCTTTCAGGCGCAGGGCGTAGCCCACGCCGCGCACCGTATGGATCAGGTCGGGGTCGCCCAGCGCGCGCCGAAGCTGCCGCACGTACACCTCGACGATGTTATCGTCGCCCAGGAACGCCGGCCCCCACACGGTATCGAGCAGCAGCGATTTCGACAGGGCGC
This genomic window from Deinococcus sp. KSM4-11 contains:
- a CDS encoding cell wall metabolism sensor histidine kinase WalK, translated to MIHADAGDPPAHRRPTVVARPAGMTLRVRLLTLLTGVLLVAFALAGTAVTLGVRASAWAQAQRAVTRSLSGVSLAGSGVDGQDARLGVWYSRLSQEALGLRTSGALVTPDGRAYRTDSAPTALLPASVNTAILARARQDGQAAQGDLRLLATPGGTVLTLNVPHDEVDALTRRTALLFAGVAAVTVTLAATAAWSLLRLGLRPLGSMARRAEELHPASGPADPSARLPLPAPPDEVRSLAESLNRLLSRLEDTIARLRTEEARTRAFAADASHELRTPLAAITGSLEVLERAGDDPAVRERLHATLRRETRRATRLVEDLLTLTRLDAGAGLRVEPLEPWPLLLETVEAARHLAPHLTLAVTGPSELRRALVNADRTRLEGAVWNLLRNAMTATPAGGTVDVALEAQGDHLRISVRNPARLPEDFRARMFDRFARGPDAQPGGVGLGLAIVQATARAHGGDASAAQHGDSLEVGFTLPRHPAG